The window GGCCGGTGCGATCAAGGGCCTGAACGAACACCAGGGCAACGTGGTGTCACGCTTTGGCCTGAAGCTGGTGTACGGCTCTACGCTGGTCAGCATCCTGTCCGCTTCCATCGCGGGTCTGGTGCTGGGCTAAGCCTCGAACCGGCCAGGATAACAAGGCGCCTGCGGGCGCCTTTTTTATTGGCTGGCCTTCGGCGAAGGTGGAATAATGCAAAGCAAAAAGCCGACCCTAAGGTCGGCTTTTTAAATGGTGGTGGAGCTAGACGGGATCGAACCGTCGACCTCTTGCATGCCATGCAAGCGCTCTCCCAGCTGAGCTATAGCCCCACAAAAGTGGTACGCGTTGACCGGCGTTACGGTATTCCCCAACCTCTCTGAGAAGAAGGTTGGTGGAGCTAGACGGGATCGAACCGTCGACCTCTTGCATGCCATGCAAGCGCTCTCCCAGCTGAGCTATAGCCCCGTTCCACAATCACTTTGTGCTGTGAACGGGGCGCATAATATGAAACCCGCTCAAAGCTGTCAACGGCTAAATTGAATTACTGAATCAAGCGTTGAAAAAGCCGCCAAATCAGCATCTTTGGCGCCAAAAAATCATCACTTTGCGCAGAGTTCATCCATTTTGCGCGCTACATCTCAAAATGGCGAAAGACCCTGCATATCACGTTGATTTTTAATTAACGGAATGTTAGCGAAATGCGCTTGAGTCGGACTCCCGAGCGGCATAGACTGCCCGCGCCATAAACTTCATTACTATAAACCGAGTCCGTCATGTCTTTGCATTCACCAAAAGAAATCGCCGCCCTCGCCGTTCAGGCCGGGGTAAACAAAAGCCGCGCCCCGCTCGCTAATCTGCTGATTCTGGGCTTTCTCGCCGGCGCCTTTATCGCCACCGGCTTCCTGCTGGATATTCACGTCATCGGCACCCTGCCGGCCGAATGGGGCTCTTTCGGCGCGCTGTTGGGCGCAGCGGTCTTTCCTATCGGCCTGATCCTGACCATTCTGGCCGGCGGCGAACTGTTGACCGGCAACATGATGACCTTGCCGATGGCCTGGTTTGCCCGTGAAATTCCCGCTATCGCCGTGCTGCGCAACTGGTTTTGGGTCACCCTGGCCAACCTGGCCGGCAGCGTGGCCGTCGCCTACTTTTTCGGCCACCTGCTGGGCCTGACCGAAGGCGCGTTTTTGCATAAGACGCTGGCGATCGCGCAGGCCAAAGTGGATGCGGACTTCCTGCACGCCTTCATCTCCGGCGTCGGCTGCAACTGGCTGGTGTGCCTGGCGGTGTGGTTAGCCTTCGCCAGCAAGGATGTGCCGGGCAAAGTGATCGGCATGTGGTTCCCGGTCATGGCTTTTGTCGCCATCGGCTTCCAGCACGTGGTGGCGAACATGTTCATCATCCCGGCGGCCATCTTTGCCGGCGGCATGGGCTGGGAGCAGTACCTGCCTAATTTCGTCGCGGTATTTCTCGGCAATGCGCTGGGCGGCGCCGGCTTTGTCGGGCTGATGTATTTCCTCGCCTACCGTCCGGGCTTACCGGCCGGCGAGCAAGCCTGACAGCAAGCAATAAAAAAAGCCCCGGGATTGCTCCACGGGGCTTTTTCATTTATGGCGTATCAACCTAATCAGGCTTGCGCTTCACGCTCGGCGATGTAAGCCAGCGCCATGTCGATGCGCTGCAGCGAACGCTTCTGGCCGATCGCATGCACAGTCACGTCCATGCCTGGCGACTGGCCGGCGCCGGTCACCGCGACGCGCAGCGGCATGCCGACTTTACCCATGCCGACACCCAGCTCATCCGCCGTGCCCTGAATGGCGTCATGCACATTTTCCGGCGTCCAGACGGTGATGGCGGCCAGCTTGGCGCGCACCGCTTCCAGCGGCTGACGCGCGACCGGGCGCAGGTGCTTCTTGGCGGCGTCGGCGTCAAACTCGCTGAAATCTGCGTAGAAGTAACGGCAAGACTCCGCCATCTCTTTCAGCGTTTTGCAACGCTCGCCCAGCAGCTTGACGATGTCTTTCAGTTCCGGGCCGTTGCGGGTTTCAATGCCCAGTTGCTCAACGTGCCATGCCAGATGCACCGCCACTTCTTCCGCCGGCATATGGTTGATGTAGTGGTGGTTCAGCCACTGCAGCTTCTCGGTGTTGAACGCGCTGGCGGATTTGTTGATCGCTTCCAGCGTGAAGAACTCTTTCATCTCATCGATGGAGAAGATCTCCTGATCGCCGTGGGACCAGCCCAGACGCACCAGGTAGTTCAGCAGCGCCTGCGGCAGATAGCCGTCGTCGCGATACTGCATGACGCCCACCGCGCCGTGGCGCTTGGACAGTTTTTTACCGTCGTCGCCGAGGATCATCGACACGTGCGCGTATTCCGGCACCGGCGCGCCCAGCGCTTTGAGAATGTTGATCTGGCGCGGGGTGTTGTTGATGTGGTCTTCACCGCGGATCACATGGGTGATTTCCATGTCCCAGTCATCGACGACGACGCAGAAGTTATAGGTTGGCGAACCGTCGGTGCGGCGGATGATCAGATCGTCCAGCTCCTGGTTGCTGAATCCGATCGGGCCGCGAATTTTGTCGTCGAAGATCACCGAGCCTTCCTGCGGGTTACGGAAGCGCACCACGTGCGGCTCGTCGTCGGTGTGGCTGCACTGGCTGTCGCGGCAGTGGCCGTCGTAACGCGGCTTCTCGCCGTTTTCCATCTGCTTCTCGCGCAGCGCTTCCAGACGTTCCTTGGAGCAATAGCATTTATACGCCGTGCCCTGCTCCAGCATCTCATCGATGACCGCGTTGTAGCGATCGAAACGCTTGGTCTGGAAATACGGGCCTTCATCCCAATCCAGGTTCAACCAGTTCATGCCATCCATAATTGCGTCGATCGCGTCCTGGGTCGAACGTTCCAGATCGGTATCTTCGATACGCAGAACGAACTCACCGCCCGCATGGCGGCTGAACAACCAGGAATAAAGTGCGGTACGCGCGCCGCCGACGTGAAGATAGCCGGTCGGGCTCGGTGCAAAACGGGTTTTGATTTTCATTGGGTTCACTGCCTTATTACGCAACGCGTGTCGGCGGTTGCCGACGATTGCTCGGAATTGAAAAAAGAGTGGACGACATTGTATCACCACGCGCTAATTCCTCAACGCCGACACGATATTGCGCCGGTCGATTTCGCGCGTTTTGCGGCGAGTTTCGCATAGCATCGCGCAAAGAATCGGCGCTGCTGGCGATAATTATCGCGCCCTGCCTAAATTTGCGGCGAACGATTGAAATCATTTTAAAAAGCGTTGACTCACTTTGAACTATCCCTATAATGCGACTCCAACAAGACGGGGCGATTAGCTCAGTTGGTAGAGCATCTCCTTTACACGGAGGGGGTCGGCGGTTCGAGCCCGTCATCGCCCACCATCTTGTTGAGAAAAATGAGAACGAATGAGGGTGATTAGCTCAGTTGGTAGAGCATCTCCTTTACACGGAGGGGGTCGGCGGTTCGAGCCCGTCATCACCCACCATCATTCTCTCGTTTAGCAGTGCCTGGAAGTCCTGAAGTGGGTGATTAGCTCAGTTGGTAGAGCATCTCCTTTACACGGAGGGGGTCGGCGGTTCGAGCCCGTCATCACCCACCACTTCTGCGGGTCGTTAGCTCAGTTGGTAGAGCAGTTGACTTTTAATCAATTGGTCGCAGGTTCGAATCCTGCACGACCCACCAATTCAGAAAAAAGCGCCTTTTGGCGCTTTTTTCGTTTCTGCACCATCCGACTCTGACTTCATCTCTCGCCGACAGAGTTCACCGGGTCGTGCAGGATGAAGAACCGTAGAGGTTCGAGCATCGCGCAGCGATACGACAACGCGCAGCGTTGCCCGTAGGGTGAGGCCACAGGCCGAATCAATCCTGCACGACCCACCAATTCAGAGAAAAGCGCCTTTTGGCGCTTTTTTCGTTTCTGCCTCACTCACTGCCCCTATCTCCTTATTCTTTCTGTATTCACTACGCGCTGAGATACGAATGGTTATCATTTTGGCGGCTTGAATGGTAAATTAGCGGGCATACACCACGCAGCCAATCCGCCGCCGGATTGATACGCCTTAGTTCAAGGAAAGAAAGAGCCCGCTCATGACCCTATCCTTACGCCAGCTGTTCATTGCATTTATCGCCACTTCCAGCCTGCTGCTCAGTGGCTGCGGCCCGGACGACAAGAGCGACGGGCAGAAACCGTCCGCCCCCGCAACCGACAGCAGTTGGCCGCGCACCATCGACAGCGTCAAAGGGAAATTCACGCTGGAAAAACCGCCGCAGCGCATCGTGTCCACCAGCGTCACCATCACCGGCACGCTGCTGGCTATCGACGCCCCGGTGGTCGCCAGCGCCGCCACCAGCCCAAATCCCCTGGTGGCCGATAAACAAGGTTTCTTTACCCAATGGAGCGAGGTGGCCAAGCAGCGCCACGTCGAGCGGCTGTACCAGGTGGAGCCCAATGCCGAAGCCGTCGCGGCCGCCGCGCCGGATTTGATCGTCGTCGCCGCAACCGGCGGGGATTCGGCGTTGAAACTGTATGACCAGCTGTCCGCCATTGCGCCGACGCTGGTGCTCGATTATGGCGACAAAAGCTGGCAGCAGCTGGCCAGCGAGCTCGGCGAGATCACCGGTCATGAAGCCGGCGCCAAACAGGCGGAAGATCGTTTCGAACAGCGCGTGGAGCAAGTGAAGCAGGCGATCGCGCTGCCGCCGCAGCCCACCACTCCGCTGGTGTATGCCGACAACGGCCGCGAGGCCATGCTGTGGACGCCGGGTTCCGCCCAGGGCAAACTGCTGACCCAGCTCGGCTTCCAACTGGCCACCCCGCCGGAAAGCGCCAAAGGCAACACCAGCATGGGGAAACGCCATGACATCATCCAGATCTCCGGCGAAAAAATGGCCGAAGGCCTGAATGGCAAAACCCTGATCCTGTTCGCCACCAATGAGCGCAAAGTGCAAGAGGTGCTGACCAACCCGTTCCTCAAACATCTGGAGCCGGTGGAACAGCGGCACGTCTACGCCGTCGGCAACGACACCTTCCGCCTCGATTACTACAGCGCCACCAACATGCTGAACCAAATCGAACGGTTGTTCAAAAAGCCCTGAATCATGCCGTCGGCAGGCCAGCCCCCTGCCGACGCTTTCCGCAAACGGGGCAAGCATTCACATTCAATCAATTGAAATATCAATAGTTATTAACATCATCATTGCACCTGCGCCGCCAACCGGCGGGTGCATGCGGGCGTAAACTCGTGCTACTATAAGCGCCCGCATGAACGCAAATAACAATGAGAATAAAAATCATACAGGAGTTACCGGTGTGAACGTACCCACTCCGACTGAGCGGACGCTTTCGTCCGCACCGCACGCAGCTTACGCCAGTGGCTTCAAACGCATCGCCGGGTTCGGTATCGGTTTGGCGCTGTTGTTGCTGTGCATCATGGCCAGCCTGATGCTGGGTTCCAAAGCCATCCCCTTCCATACCGTCTGGCTCAGCCTGCAGGGCGCCGCGAGCGGTTCCGACAGCACCATCATTCTCAATGCCCGGGTACCCCGTACGCTGGCGGGCATCCTGGCCGGCATGGCGCTCGGCGCCGCCGGCGCGCTGATTCAGGCGCTGACGCGCAACCCGCTGGCCGATCCCGGCGTGCTCGGCATCAACGCCGGCGCCAGCTTCGCCGTAGTCATCGGCATCATGTTTTTCGGCGCCGCCACCACCGAAAGCTATATGGCCTATGCCTTTGTCGGCGCGGCCCTCACCACCCTGCTGGTCTACCTGATCGGCACGCTGGCGGGCGGGCGCATCAACCCGGTGCGGCTGACGCTGGCCGGCGTGGCGATCGGCGCGGTGCTGCTCGGCATCACCACCGGGCTGTCGCTGATCGATCCGCAAACCTTTGACCAACTGCGCTTCTGGCAGGCCGGCACGCTGGATATCCGCACGCTGTCCACGCTGCCGGTCACCGCCCCCGCCATTTTGCTCGGCTGCCTGCTGACGCTGCTCATCGCCCGGCCGCTGAATACCATCGGCATGGGGGAAGATTTGGCTATCGCGCTCGGCGCGCGCGTGGTGCTGACTCAGATCGTCGCGGTGATCGCCATCACGCTGCTGTGCGGCGCGGCGACCGCCACCGTCGGTCCGATCAGTTTCATCGGCCTGATGGTGCCGCATATCGCCCGTTGGTGGGTCGGCCCCGACCAACGTTGGATCCTGCCCTATTCCATGCTGCTGGCGCCGATTTTACTGCTGTGCGCCGACGTGGTCGGCCGCTTGCTGGCGGCCGGTGAACTGCGGGTTTCCATCGTCGCCGCCTTTATCGGCGCGCCGGTACTGATCTGGCTGGTGCGCCGCAAGAAAACGCTGGGGGGCTTGTGATGAGTCTGCCGCACACGCTGCATATCGGCCGTCCGGACGGCGTCATCAACTGGCGCGTGCCGCTGCGCCTGCTGTTGGTCAACCTTTCGCTGCTGGCGTTATGCCTGGCGATGGCGGTTGCCGCGCTGTGCTACGGCACGCTGCAGCTCTCGCTGGAGCAAGTCTTTGCCGCGCTCAGCGGCGAGGCGCCGAAAAATCTGGTGACCGTGGTCACCCAATGGCGCTTGCCCCGCATCGCCATGGCGCTGTTGTTAGGCGCCGCGCTCGGCATGAGCGGCGCCATTTTCCAGTCGATTATCCGCAACCCGCTCGGCAGCCCGGACGTGATCGGCTTTAACATGGGGGCCTACACCGGCGCGCTGATCGCCATCACCCTGTTCAACGGCGGCTACTATTACATCGCCGGCGGCGCGCTGGCCGGCGGCATTCTCTCGGCGCTGGCCATCTATCTGCTGGCCTGGCGGCAAGGCATCGCCGGCTTCCGGTTGATCATCGTCGGCATCGCCATCAGCGCAGTGCTGGTTTCCACCAACACCTGGCTGATCATCACCGCTTCGCTCGAGCGCGCCATGGACGCCGCCATGTGGCAGGCCGGTTCGCTCAACGGCATGACCTGGCAAAAAGCCCAGCCCGCCACGGCGTTCATCGTGCTGGCGGCCGCGGCCGCGCTGCTGATGGGCAAACGGCTGCAGCTGCTGGAAATGGGCGACGACACGGCGCGCGCGCTGGGCGTCAACGCCGAAGGCAGCCGGCTGTGGCTGATGCTGTTTGGCGTTACCCTCACCGCCGCCGTCACCGCCACCGCCGGGCCGATTTCCTTTATCGCGCTGGCGGCGCCGCAGATCGCCCGTCGCCTGGCCGGACAATCCTCGGTCACCCTGACCTCCTCGGCGCTGATGGGCGCGGCGTTGCTGCTCGGCGCCGACGTGGTGTCCCAACATCTTTTCGCGCCGATCCAACTGCCGGTCGGGGTCGTGACCGTCTGCATCGGCGGCCTGTACCTGATTTGGCTGCTCATCCGAGAGGCCCGCAGATAATGAAGAGTGATAATGCCATGAGCCACCGCCTGCACGCCTCGCACCTGAAGCTGGGCTACGACAATAAAATCATCGCTGACGATCTGAGCGTGGCGATCCCCGACGGCGCCTTCACGGTGATCGTCGGGCCGAACGCCTGCGGCAAATCGACGCTGTTGCGCGCCCTGTGCCGCCTGCTGAAACCCAGCGCCGGCGAGGTGATGCTGGACGGCAAGAACATCAGCAGCTTCGCCACCAAGGCGCTGGCGCGCGAGCTTGGCCTGCTGCCGCAAACTTCAATCGCGCCGGACAGCATCACCGTGGCGGATCTGGTGTCGCGCGGCCGCTATCCGCATCAGAGCCTGCTGAAACAGTGGACGCAGGCCGACAAACAGGCGGTGGAAGCCGCCATGGCGGCCACCAACGTCAGCCAATTGGCGGACCGCAGCGTCGACGAACTGTCCGGCGGGCAGCGCCAGCGCGTCTGGGTGGCGATGGCGCTGGCGCAGCAAACCCCGCTGCTGCTGCTGGATGAGCCGACCACCTACCTCGACATCGCGCACCAGATTGAGCTGCTGGATCTGTTCCGCCAGCTTAACCGCGAGCGCGGTCAAACCATGATCGCGGTGCTGCACGATCTCAACCACGCCTGCCGCTATGCCGATCACATCATCGCCATGCGCGACGGCAAGATCGTGGCGGAGGGGAAACCGGCGGAAATCATCACCGCCGAACTGGTGGAGCGAGTGTTCGGCATGCCGTGCATGATCATCGACGATCCGCTGTCCCACACGCCGCTGGTGATCCCGCGCGGCCGCTACCACTGCGACGCGCCGCAGGCATGAAAAAGGCCGGGTTACCCCGGCCTGTGCCTTATTTCTCCAACGACACCTGTTTGAAGATGTGTTTGCCGAACGGGTCTATCTCGTAGCCTTTCACTTCCTTGCGCACCGGTTCGAAGATGGTCGAGTGCGCGATCATCATCGCCGGCATCTGATCGTGCATCATCACCTGCGCCTGCTGGTACATCGCCACCCGTTTGGCGTGATCGTTCTCTTCACGCGCCTGCAGGATCAGCTGGTCGAACGGTTTGTAGCACCATTTCGCCGAGTTGGAGCCGCCGAGCGAAGCGCAGGTGAACAGCGGGCCGAAGAAGTTGTCCGGATCGCCGTTGGCGGTGGTCCAGCCCATCAGCGCGGTCTGGTGCTCGCCATTTTTAATCCGCTGTAAATACTCGCCCCACTCGAAGGTGACGATTTTGGCACGCACGCCGATCTTGGCCCAGTCGGCCTGGATCATCTCCGCCATGCGCTTGGCGTTGGGGTTATAGGGCCGCTGCACCGGCATCGCCCACAGATCGATGTCGAAACCCTGCCCCAGCCCGGCCTCCTGCAACAGCTGCTTCGCCCGCTCCGGCGAATACGGGTAGTCTTCAAGCTGCGCGTTGCTGCCCCATTGGGTCGGTGGCAGCAGATTTTTGGCCGGCTGGCCGGCGCCGTGGAACACCGCATCGATGATCGCCGGTTTGTTGACCGCCAGCGCCAACGCCTGGCGCACCTTGACGTTATCCAACGGCTTCTTCTGGGTATTGAACGCCAGGAAACCGATATTCAAACCGGATTTTTCCATCACCTGAAGGTTGCCGTCCTGCCGCATGCGCGCCAGATCCGCCGGGTTGGGGAACGGCATCACCTGGCACTCGTTCTTTTGCAGCTTGGCGTAACGCACCGTCGCATCCGGCGTGATCGAAAACACCAGCCGGTCGATCTTCGGTTTGCCTTCCCAGTAACGATCGAACGCCTTGTAGAGGATTTTCGCGTCCTTCTGGTACTGCACCAGCTGGAACGGCCCGGTGCCGATCGGATCGTTGTCCACCCGCTGCGGCGTGCCGGCCTTCAGCATCGCGTCGGCATATTCCGCCGATAAAATGGTGGCAAAATACATGCCCAGATCGGCGACGAACGGCGCCTCGGCGCGGGAGAGCTCAAAGCGCACGGTGTGGTCATCCACCTTGACGATCCGGTCAATCAGCGTGCCGAACTCCATCGACTCGAAGTTGGTGTAGGCGCCGTTGGAGACCTTGTGATACGGGTTGTTGGCGTCCTTCTGGCGCATAAACGAGAAGATGACATCATCGGCGTTGAAATCGCGGGTGGGGGTAAAATATTTATTGCTCTGGAATGCCACGCCCTTGCGCAGATGGAAGGTATAGCGCTTGCCGTCTTCGCTCACCTCCCAGCTTTCCGCCAGGCTGGGTTGCAGCTCGACGGTGCCGGGTTTGAAATCCACCAGCCGGTTGTAGATCGCCGCCGAACTGGCGTCTACCGTGGTGCCGGAGGTGAACAGCTGCGGGTTGAAGCCTTCCGGTGAACCTTCGGAACAGTAGACCAGCGTATTGGCTCGCGCGCCGCCGGCAATCGCCAACGCCAGCAGCCCGATCGTTATTGCTTTTCTTTTCATTGCGCTATCCCCAGTGGTGAAAAAACAGCCCAACGGATAGCAATAAATCATGCAGTTAGCGATGTAAAGGACAAATTCCGCGCATAAAAACGGGCAGGCGCGCAAGCGGCCTGCCCCGGTGAAACAGCGCGATGATGAAATTAAATCATCTGGCTGAAGTTCATCTGCGCCATCAGCTTATAGTTGTCGGCGTAGTCAACCGGAATGGCCACCACTACCGGTCCCTGGATCGCCATCGCCTTGCGCAGCATCGGCCGCAGGTCGTCCACCGACTGCACGGCGAAACCGACCGCGCCGCAGGATTCCGCATAGGCCTTGAAGTCAATCGGCCCAAACTCCACGCCGGATTTGCGCTGGTATTTATTCACTTCCTGCATCTCCACCATGTTGTAGGCGTTATCGACCCAGATCACGTGCACGATGTTATTTTTCAACCGCACCGCGGTCTCCAGCTCCATGCTCGACTGCATGAAGCCGCCATCGCCGGAGATCGACACCACCTTATCGCCGGGGCGCACCAGCGCCGCGCCGATGGCCCACGGCAGCGCCACCCCCATGGTTTGCTGGCCGTTGGAGATCAACAGCTGGCGGGCGCGGAAGCTGTAAAGGTAACGGGCGATCCAGATGTGGAAGCTGCCCATGTCCACGCACAGCGTCACGTCGTCGCTGACGATGTCCTGCAGCTCCTTGACGATGCGCAGCGGATGGATCGGCATGCCGCCGCGGCGCGCGGCGCGTTCCGCCAGTTCTGTGCGCTGACGGCCGAGATCGGAGAGGATCAGCTCCACCTCCGGCGGCACGCAGACCGCCTCATTGAACGCTTCGGTCATCATGTTCAACGTGGCGCTGATGTTGCCCACCAGTTCGACATCCGGCCGATAGCAGGTGTCGATATCCGCCGGCAGCACGTCGATGTGCACCAGCTTCAGCCGCCCGTGGCTGTTCCACATGCAGGGATCGTATTCGATCGGATCATAGCCGACGCTCACCACCAGATCGGCCTTCTGCAACAGCTGATCGGCCGGCTGGTTGTTGAACAGGCCGACGCGGCCGGCGAAACGGGCGAAGTGGTTGACGTCGATCACCCCCGCCGCCTGATAGGTGCCGACCACCGGCATATGGGTGCGGTACAGCAGATGGCGCACCGCCTCGCTGTTCTCCGGCCGGCTGGCCTGCAAACCGAGCAGCAATACCGGGCATTTGGCCTGGCGAATCAGCTTCACCGCCGCCTGGATGTCGTCCGCCGCCGCGGCCCCCATGCGCGGCAAGCGGCAGCCGGCCAGCACCGGCGCGCTGACCGGTTCATTGACGATATCCATCGGCAGGCTGACGAATGATGCTCCCGGCCGGCCAAACTCGGCGCGGCGGAAGGCGTTGGCGATCACCTCGGAAATCGCCGAACCGGCATGCACTTCGGCGCAATACTTGGTCACTGGCCGGAACATGCTGACGGTATCCATGCTCTGGTGCGTCTGCTTCAGGCTGTCGGCGCGCTTCACCGCCCCGCCAAAGGCCACTACCGCGTCCCCCTCCGAGGTGGCGGTGGCCAGCCCGGTGATCAGGTTGGAGCTGCCCGGCCCGGAGGTGACCAGCGCCACCCCGGCCTTGCCGGTCAGGCGGCCGACCGCCGCCGCCATAAAGGCCGCGTTGGCCTCATGCCGCACCACCACCGTGTCGATCGATGGCGCGTCCTCCAGCGAGTCGAACA of the Serratia marcescens subsp. marcescens ATCC 13880 genome contains:
- the fepB gene encoding Fe2+-enterobactin ABC transporter substrate-binding protein, with the translated sequence MTLSLRQLFIAFIATSSLLLSGCGPDDKSDGQKPSAPATDSSWPRTIDSVKGKFTLEKPPQRIVSTSVTITGTLLAIDAPVVASAATSPNPLVADKQGFFTQWSEVAKQRHVERLYQVEPNAEAVAAAAPDLIVVAATGGDSALKLYDQLSAIAPTLVLDYGDKSWQQLASELGEITGHEAGAKQAEDRFEQRVEQVKQAIALPPQPTTPLVYADNGREAMLWTPGSAQGKLLTQLGFQLATPPESAKGNTSMGKRHDIIQISGEKMAEGLNGKTLILFATNERKVQEVLTNPFLKHLEPVEQRHVYAVGNDTFRLDYYSATNMLNQIERLFKKP
- the fepD gene encoding Fe(3+)-siderophore ABC transporter permease yields the protein MNVPTPTERTLSSAPHAAYASGFKRIAGFGIGLALLLLCIMASLMLGSKAIPFHTVWLSLQGAASGSDSTIILNARVPRTLAGILAGMALGAAGALIQALTRNPLADPGVLGINAGASFAVVIGIMFFGAATTESYMAYAFVGAALTTLLVYLIGTLAGGRINPVRLTLAGVAIGAVLLGITTGLSLIDPQTFDQLRFWQAGTLDIRTLSTLPVTAPAILLGCLLTLLIARPLNTIGMGEDLAIALGARVVLTQIVAVIAITLLCGAATATVGPISFIGLMVPHIARWWVGPDQRWILPYSMLLAPILLLCADVVGRLLAAGELRVSIVAAFIGAPVLIWLVRRKKTLGGL
- the gltX gene encoding glutamate--tRNA ligase, coding for MKIKTRFAPSPTGYLHVGGARTALYSWLFSRHAGGEFVLRIEDTDLERSTQDAIDAIMDGMNWLNLDWDEGPYFQTKRFDRYNAVIDEMLEQGTAYKCYCSKERLEALREKQMENGEKPRYDGHCRDSQCSHTDDEPHVVRFRNPQEGSVIFDDKIRGPIGFSNQELDDLIIRRTDGSPTYNFCVVVDDWDMEITHVIRGEDHINNTPRQINILKALGAPVPEYAHVSMILGDDGKKLSKRHGAVGVMQYRDDGYLPQALLNYLVRLGWSHGDQEIFSIDEMKEFFTLEAINKSASAFNTEKLQWLNHHYINHMPAEEVAVHLAWHVEQLGIETRNGPELKDIVKLLGERCKTLKEMAESCRYFYADFSEFDADAAKKHLRPVARQPLEAVRAKLAAITVWTPENVHDAIQGTADELGVGMGKVGMPLRVAVTGAGQSPGMDVTVHAIGQKRSLQRIDMALAYIAEREAQA
- a CDS encoding ABC transporter ATP-binding protein; amino-acid sequence: MSHRLHASHLKLGYDNKIIADDLSVAIPDGAFTVIVGPNACGKSTLLRALCRLLKPSAGEVMLDGKNISSFATKALARELGLLPQTSIAPDSITVADLVSRGRYPHQSLLKQWTQADKQAVEAAMAATNVSQLADRSVDELSGGQRQRVWVAMALAQQTPLLLLDEPTTYLDIAHQIELLDLFRQLNRERGQTMIAVLHDLNHACRYADHIIAMRDGKIVAEGKPAEIITAELVERVFGMPCMIIDDPLSHTPLVIPRGRYHCDAPQA
- a CDS encoding ABC transporter substrate-binding protein, whose protein sequence is MKRKAITIGLLALAIAGGARANTLVYCSEGSPEGFNPQLFTSGTTVDASSAAIYNRLVDFKPGTVELQPSLAESWEVSEDGKRYTFHLRKGVAFQSNKYFTPTRDFNADDVIFSFMRQKDANNPYHKVSNGAYTNFESMEFGTLIDRIVKVDDHTVRFELSRAEAPFVADLGMYFATILSAEYADAMLKAGTPQRVDNDPIGTGPFQLVQYQKDAKILYKAFDRYWEGKPKIDRLVFSITPDATVRYAKLQKNECQVMPFPNPADLARMRQDGNLQVMEKSGLNIGFLAFNTQKKPLDNVKVRQALALAVNKPAIIDAVFHGAGQPAKNLLPPTQWGSNAQLEDYPYSPERAKQLLQEAGLGQGFDIDLWAMPVQRPYNPNAKRMAEMIQADWAKIGVRAKIVTFEWGEYLQRIKNGEHQTALMGWTTANGDPDNFFGPLFTCASLGGSNSAKWCYKPFDQLILQAREENDHAKRVAMYQQAQVMMHDQMPAMMIAHSTIFEPVRKEVKGYEIDPFGKHIFKQVSLEK
- the alsS gene encoding acetolactate synthase AlsS, which encodes MAQEKTGNDWQCGADLVVKNLEAQGVKHVFGIPGAKIDRVFDSLEDAPSIDTVVVRHEANAAFMAAAVGRLTGKAGVALVTSGPGSSNLITGLATATSEGDAVVAFGGAVKRADSLKQTHQSMDTVSMFRPVTKYCAEVHAGSAISEVIANAFRRAEFGRPGASFVSLPMDIVNEPVSAPVLAGCRLPRMGAAAADDIQAAVKLIRQAKCPVLLLGLQASRPENSEAVRHLLYRTHMPVVGTYQAAGVIDVNHFARFAGRVGLFNNQPADQLLQKADLVVSVGYDPIEYDPCMWNSHGRLKLVHIDVLPADIDTCYRPDVELVGNISATLNMMTEAFNEAVCVPPEVELILSDLGRQRTELAERAARRGGMPIHPLRIVKELQDIVSDDVTLCVDMGSFHIWIARYLYSFRARQLLISNGQQTMGVALPWAIGAALVRPGDKVVSISGDGGFMQSSMELETAVRLKNNIVHVIWVDNAYNMVEMQEVNKYQRKSGVEFGPIDFKAYAESCGAVGFAVQSVDDLRPMLRKAMAIQGPVVVAIPVDYADNYKLMAQMNFSQMI
- the fepG gene encoding iron-enterobactin ABC transporter permease; the encoded protein is MSLPHTLHIGRPDGVINWRVPLRLLLVNLSLLALCLAMAVAALCYGTLQLSLEQVFAALSGEAPKNLVTVVTQWRLPRIAMALLLGAALGMSGAIFQSIIRNPLGSPDVIGFNMGAYTGALIAITLFNGGYYYIAGGALAGGILSALAIYLLAWRQGIAGFRLIIVGIAISAVLVSTNTWLIITASLERAMDAAMWQAGSLNGMTWQKAQPATAFIVLAAAAALLMGKRLQLLEMGDDTARALGVNAEGSRLWLMLFGVTLTAAVTATAGPISFIALAAPQIARRLAGQSSVTLTSSALMGAALLLGADVVSQHLFAPIQLPVGVVTVCIGGLYLIWLLIREARR
- a CDS encoding formate/nitrite transporter family protein, encoding MSLHSPKEIAALAVQAGVNKSRAPLANLLILGFLAGAFIATGFLLDIHVIGTLPAEWGSFGALLGAAVFPIGLILTILAGGELLTGNMMTLPMAWFAREIPAIAVLRNWFWVTLANLAGSVAVAYFFGHLLGLTEGAFLHKTLAIAQAKVDADFLHAFISGVGCNWLVCLAVWLAFASKDVPGKVIGMWFPVMAFVAIGFQHVVANMFIIPAAIFAGGMGWEQYLPNFVAVFLGNALGGAGFVGLMYFLAYRPGLPAGEQA